From Bacillus pumilus, one genomic window encodes:
- a CDS encoding TIGR04086 family membrane protein, translating to MQETKQIGKGILSGLMAIFIVMIVTSLLVSLMLTFTSMQESSFKWMIMILSFVALLLGGIISGGKAKERGWLIGAITSMIFSLTVFLFQYLGFGETFSPEQFIYHGAFLGICMLGGMIGVNLRGK from the coding sequence ATGCAGGAAACGAAACAAATCGGAAAAGGGATTTTATCCGGCTTAATGGCCATTTTTATCGTGATGATTGTCACAAGCTTACTTGTATCGCTCATGCTTACCTTCACAAGTATGCAGGAATCATCGTTTAAATGGATGATTATGATTTTGTCCTTTGTGGCACTTTTATTAGGAGGGATCATTTCTGGAGGAAAAGCAAAGGAGCGCGGCTGGCTCATTGGCGCGATCACTTCTATGATCTTTTCTCTCACTGTATTCTTATTTCAATATTTAGGGTTTGGAGAAACCTTTTCACCAGAGCAGTTTATCTATCATGGGGCATTTCTAGGGATTTGTATGCTGGGCGGAATGATTGGCGTCAATCTTCGAGGCAAATAA
- the yajC gene encoding preprotein translocase subunit YajC yields the protein MDGGMGSIIMIVVMFAVLYFLLIRPQQKQQKAVRQMQQSLSKGDKIVTIGGLHGEIDYIDESKVVIKTSENNRLTFDRRAIRELADKG from the coding sequence ATGGATGGTGGTATGGGTTCAATCATTATGATTGTTGTCATGTTTGCTGTGCTTTACTTCTTGTTAATCCGTCCACAGCAAAAGCAACAAAAAGCTGTGCGTCAGATGCAGCAATCTTTATCAAAAGGCGATAAAATCGTCACAATCGGTGGTTTACACGGTGAAATCGACTACATTGATGAATCAAAAGTGGTCATCAAAACTAGCGAGAACAACCGTTTAACTTTCGATCGACGTGCTATTAGAGAATTAGCTGACAAAGGTTAA
- the tgt gene encoding tRNA guanosine(34) transglycosylase Tgt, which yields MSQLPIRYEFIKTCKQTGARLGRVHTPHGSFETPVFMPVGTLATVKTMAPEELKAMDAGIILSNTYHLWLRPGHDIVKEAGGLHKFMNWDRAILTDSGGFQVFSLSEFRKIEEEGVHFRNHLNGDKLFLSPEKAMDIQNALGSDIMMAFDECPPYPAEYDYMKRSVERTSRWAERCLEAHQRPEDQGLFGIVQGGEYEELRKQSAKDLVSLDFPGYAIGGLSVGEPKDVMNRVLEFTTPLLPADKPRYLMGVGSPDSLIDGAIRGVDMFDCVLPTRIARNGTLMTSEGRLVVKNAKYERDFRPIDENCDCYTCKNYTRAYIRHLIRTNETFGIRLTTYHNLHFLLKLMEQVREAIREDRLGDFKEEFFERYGFNKPNAKNF from the coding sequence TTGTCGCAATTACCGATACGTTATGAGTTCATTAAAACATGCAAACAAACAGGTGCACGACTAGGACGCGTTCATACACCGCACGGCTCCTTTGAAACACCTGTATTTATGCCGGTAGGTACACTGGCTACAGTCAAAACGATGGCACCTGAAGAACTAAAGGCAATGGATGCAGGCATCATCTTAAGCAATACGTACCACCTATGGCTCCGTCCGGGTCATGACATTGTGAAAGAAGCAGGCGGGCTGCACAAATTTATGAACTGGGATCGAGCGATTCTGACCGATTCAGGCGGATTCCAAGTATTCTCTTTGAGTGAATTTAGAAAAATTGAAGAAGAAGGCGTCCACTTCCGTAATCACTTAAACGGAGACAAGCTGTTCCTTTCTCCTGAAAAGGCCATGGACATCCAAAATGCGCTTGGCTCTGATATTATGATGGCATTTGATGAATGTCCGCCATATCCAGCAGAGTACGACTACATGAAACGTTCTGTGGAGCGGACAAGCAGATGGGCAGAGCGCTGTCTAGAAGCGCACCAGCGTCCAGAGGACCAAGGGCTGTTTGGAATTGTCCAAGGCGGAGAATACGAAGAGCTTCGGAAACAAAGTGCAAAAGATCTGGTTTCACTTGATTTCCCAGGCTACGCCATCGGAGGCTTATCTGTTGGTGAACCAAAAGATGTGATGAACCGTGTACTGGAGTTCACAACGCCATTGTTACCGGCAGACAAGCCAAGGTACTTAATGGGTGTCGGCTCACCAGATTCCTTAATTGACGGTGCCATTCGCGGTGTAGATATGTTTGACTGCGTATTGCCGACGCGAATTGCAAGAAACGGCACCTTGATGACAAGCGAAGGACGTCTTGTTGTGAAAAATGCAAAATATGAGCGTGATTTCAGACCAATCGATGAAAATTGTGACTGCTACACATGTAAAAACTACACACGCGCCTATATTAGACATTTAATCCGAACAAATGAAACGTTCGGAATTCGATTAACAACTTATCATAATCTTCATTTTCTGTTAAAATTAATGGAGCAAGTGAGAGAAGCTATCCGTGAGGATCGTTTAGGTGATTTTAAAGAAGAGTTTTTTGAGCGTTATGGCTTTAACAAACCGAATGCGAAAAACTTTTAA
- the queA gene encoding tRNA preQ1(34) S-adenosylmethionine ribosyltransferase-isomerase QueA, producing the protein MKLELFDFDLPERLIAQVPLEKRDASRLMVLNKQTGAMTHDTFSQITDYFQTGDCLVLNNTRVLPARLFGMKEDTGAKVELLLLKQEEGDNWETLVKPAKRVKKGTVITFGDGRLQAVCTEEMEHGGRKVKFQYTGIFYEVLESLGEMPLPPYIKEQLDDRERYQTVYSKEVGSAAAPTAGLHFTNELLDALKAKGVHIAFITLHVGLGTFRPVSAERIEEHEMHAEFYEMNEETAEELNRVRKEGGRIISVGTTSTRTLETIASAHDGEFKASSGWTSIFIYPGYTFKAIDGMITNFHLPKSSLIMLVSALAGREHVLKAYNEAVKEEYRFFSFGDAMLIQ; encoded by the coding sequence ATGAAGCTAGAACTATTTGATTTTGATTTACCAGAAAGATTGATTGCACAAGTGCCGCTTGAAAAACGAGATGCATCAAGACTGATGGTCTTAAACAAACAAACGGGTGCGATGACACATGATACATTCTCACAAATCACCGATTATTTTCAAACGGGTGATTGTCTCGTTTTAAACAATACACGCGTTCTGCCTGCACGTTTGTTTGGAATGAAAGAGGATACAGGTGCAAAAGTTGAACTTCTTCTATTAAAACAAGAGGAGGGAGACAACTGGGAAACACTTGTAAAACCAGCCAAACGGGTGAAAAAAGGAACGGTTATCACATTTGGTGATGGACGGCTTCAAGCGGTATGTACAGAAGAGATGGAACATGGCGGAAGAAAAGTTAAGTTTCAGTATACAGGCATTTTTTATGAAGTACTTGAATCCCTCGGTGAGATGCCGCTGCCTCCTTATATTAAAGAGCAGCTTGACGATCGTGAACGCTATCAAACGGTGTATTCAAAAGAGGTTGGCTCCGCTGCTGCTCCAACTGCTGGTCTTCACTTTACAAACGAGCTGCTGGATGCGCTGAAAGCAAAAGGTGTGCATATAGCTTTCATTACACTGCACGTGGGGCTTGGTACTTTTCGTCCGGTCAGTGCAGAACGTATTGAAGAACACGAAATGCACGCAGAGTTTTACGAAATGAATGAAGAAACAGCTGAAGAGCTCAATCGCGTTCGCAAGGAAGGCGGACGGATTATTTCAGTTGGGACAACGTCAACGAGAACGCTCGAAACCATTGCAAGTGCGCATGACGGCGAATTCAAAGCGTCAAGCGGCTGGACGTCAATCTTTATTTACCCAGGCTATACATTCAAGGCCATTGATGGCATGATCACGAATTTCCATCTGCCAAAATCCTCGTTAATCATGCTTGTCAGCGCATTAGCTGGACGAGAGCATGTACTAAAAGCGTACAATGAGGCTGTAAAAGAGGAATACCGATTCTTCAGCTTTGGCGATGCCATGCTGATTCAATAA
- a CDS encoding DUF2905 domain-containing protein, producing the protein MTEFPKILMILGGVLFAAGLVFQLVGKLPGDIFVKKGNVTFFFPVITCIAISIVLTILLNIFGRMK; encoded by the coding sequence GTGACTGAATTCCCTAAAATATTGATGATTTTAGGCGGTGTCCTTTTTGCCGCAGGATTAGTATTTCAATTGGTTGGTAAGCTTCCAGGTGATATTTTTGTGAAAAAAGGAAATGTGACGTTCTTTTTTCCTGTGATAACATGCATTGCCATTAGCATTGTGCTAACCATATTACTTAATATCTTTGGACGGATGAAATAA
- the ruvB gene encoding Holliday junction branch migration DNA helicase RuvB has product MDERLVSTEADNHESAIEQSLRPQTLSQYIGQQKVKDNLSVFIEAARMRQETLDHVLLYGPPGLGKTTLASIIANEMNVQLRTTSGPAIERPGDLAAILTSLEPGDVLFIDEIHRLQRSIEEVLYPAMEDFCLDIVIGKGDTARSVRLDLPPFTLVGATTRVGLLTAPLRDRFGVHARLEYYEQRDLAHIVARTAELFEIGIDLRSAEEIARRSRGTPRVANRLLRRVRDFAQVLGNHAITKDIAEDALERLQVDRLGLDHIDHKLLLSMIEKFRGGPVGLDTISATIGEESHTIEDVYEPYLLQIGFLQRTPRGRVVTREAYEHFQMEVPIRD; this is encoded by the coding sequence ATGGATGAACGGCTCGTCTCAACTGAAGCAGACAACCATGAATCAGCCATTGAGCAAAGTCTGCGGCCACAGACACTTAGCCAATATATCGGTCAGCAAAAAGTAAAAGATAACCTCAGTGTGTTTATTGAAGCTGCCCGCATGAGGCAGGAAACACTCGATCACGTCCTTTTATATGGACCGCCTGGACTCGGGAAAACAACGCTTGCGTCGATTATCGCCAATGAAATGAATGTTCAGCTGCGTACAACATCTGGACCAGCGATTGAACGTCCTGGCGATTTGGCGGCAATCTTAACTTCTCTTGAGCCAGGTGATGTGTTGTTTATAGATGAAATTCATCGCTTGCAGCGCTCAATTGAGGAAGTGCTTTATCCGGCAATGGAGGATTTTTGTTTAGATATCGTCATTGGCAAAGGAGATACAGCGCGCTCTGTACGGCTTGATTTACCGCCATTTACACTTGTAGGTGCCACGACCCGTGTAGGGCTTTTAACAGCACCGCTTCGTGACAGGTTTGGGGTACATGCAAGATTGGAATACTATGAGCAAAGAGATTTGGCTCACATTGTGGCAAGAACAGCCGAGCTGTTTGAGATTGGGATCGATCTTCGCTCAGCCGAAGAGATCGCAAGACGTTCCCGGGGCACGCCAAGGGTTGCCAATCGTCTGCTCAGAAGAGTAAGAGATTTTGCGCAGGTGCTTGGGAATCATGCGATTACCAAGGACATTGCGGAAGATGCCCTTGAGCGCCTTCAAGTCGACAGGCTTGGCCTGGATCATATAGACCATAAGCTGCTTTTAAGTATGATCGAAAAATTTAGAGGCGGTCCTGTTGGGCTTGATACAATCTCAGCGACAATTGGAGAAGAATCACATACGATTGAAGATGTGTACGAACCGTATTTACTGCAAATTGGTTTCCTGCAAAGAACACCAAGAGGACGGGTCGTCACAAGAGAAGCGTATGAACATTTTCAAATGGAGGTTCCGATTCGTGACTGA
- the ruvA gene encoding Holliday junction branch migration protein RuvA: MIEFVKGTIDYVCPQYVVIENGGVGYQVYTPNPFIYQVNKQETIYTYHYIKEDAFSLYGFQTREEKALFTKLLNVTGIGPKGALAILASGDPGAVISAIEREDEAFLIKFPGVGKKTARQIILDLKGKLADVVPEMIGNLFNHEDHIQVETQQTALDEALEALHVLGYGDREIKKVLPLLKEEKNLTTDQYVKKALQKMLK; this comes from the coding sequence GTGATAGAGTTTGTAAAAGGGACCATTGATTATGTGTGCCCGCAATATGTTGTCATTGAAAACGGCGGAGTGGGATATCAAGTCTATACCCCAAACCCGTTTATCTATCAAGTAAACAAACAAGAAACGATTTATACGTATCATTACATAAAGGAAGACGCTTTTTCGTTATATGGATTTCAAACGCGAGAAGAAAAAGCGCTGTTCACAAAACTGTTAAATGTCACGGGGATTGGGCCGAAGGGGGCTCTAGCGATTCTTGCTTCCGGTGATCCTGGCGCTGTCATTTCAGCGATAGAACGTGAAGATGAAGCGTTCCTGATTAAGTTCCCTGGTGTTGGCAAAAAGACAGCTCGCCAAATCATTCTCGATCTAAAAGGAAAGCTAGCCGATGTCGTACCGGAAATGATTGGCAACCTATTTAATCACGAGGACCATATTCAGGTCGAAACGCAGCAAACGGCATTAGACGAAGCGCTTGAAGCCTTACATGTTCTTGGATACGGTGATCGTGAAATTAAAAAGGTTCTTCCATTATTAAAAGAAGAAAAGAATCTCACAACCGATCAATATGTGAAAAAAGCTTTACAAAAAATGTTGAAATAG
- a CDS encoding intercompartmental signaling factor BofC — protein sequence MKCFVTGLIMTSVLFFAADMEGKEHLQKQSNSITVQLEKVYLDGDVSIERHRASLEDKDTFWAQYKGWTLVEQREDFALFRKQIDDISPLSKANGYIGLSEDGVISTFHGRPDGWAEPIHLFFQIDTSRLESHVEEQLEQGIPFRTKDEFEHVLEVMKPYRNEISF from the coding sequence ATGAAATGTTTCGTTACAGGACTTATCATGACAAGTGTGCTTTTTTTCGCTGCGGATATGGAAGGAAAAGAACACTTGCAAAAGCAGTCAAACTCTATCACCGTGCAGCTTGAAAAAGTCTATCTAGACGGAGATGTGAGTATTGAAAGACACCGGGCATCATTAGAAGACAAAGACACATTCTGGGCACAGTATAAAGGCTGGACGCTAGTAGAACAGAGAGAGGATTTTGCGCTTTTTAGAAAGCAAATTGATGATATCTCTCCATTAAGTAAAGCAAATGGATATATCGGGTTATCAGAGGACGGTGTGATTTCTACGTTTCATGGAAGGCCTGACGGCTGGGCGGAGCCTATTCATCTCTTTTTTCAAATTGATACGTCCCGTTTAGAAAGTCATGTGGAGGAGCAGCTTGAGCAAGGCATTCCTTTTCGAACAAAGGATGAATTTGAGCATGTGCTTGAAGTCATGAAGCCTTACCGAAATGAAATATCGTTTTAA
- a CDS encoding serine/threonine protein kinase, translating into MSDVKRLAESIQYHEDKRLHKLAFKPAELELCGKGRSAYVFSYKKDGKKMALKVFFPSYQHIARKEAAIYEKLSGSSYYPEIYESGDQYILMEYIKGYTFYECLTKGIPIKKQMIEQVDDALEEAREKGLNPSDIHLRNLILTKEGQVRVIDVARFTQTKACHQWNDLKAAYAYYQKPFFPKKAPRLWLEVIAYLYKKNWLSRGQLNNRNDFSA; encoded by the coding sequence ATGTCAGATGTTAAAAGATTAGCCGAATCGATTCAGTATCATGAAGATAAACGTCTTCATAAGCTTGCCTTTAAACCGGCAGAGCTTGAACTGTGCGGCAAAGGAAGAAGTGCCTATGTCTTTTCATACAAAAAAGACGGCAAGAAAATGGCACTAAAAGTCTTTTTCCCTTCTTATCAACATATTGCCCGCAAAGAAGCCGCCATTTATGAAAAACTTTCTGGTTCGTCTTACTACCCTGAGATTTATGAATCTGGGGATCAGTATATTTTAATGGAATATATTAAAGGCTACACATTCTATGAATGCCTCACAAAGGGGATTCCTATTAAAAAACAAATGATTGAACAAGTCGATGATGCGCTAGAAGAAGCACGTGAGAAAGGATTGAATCCTTCTGATATCCATCTGCGGAATCTGATCTTAACAAAGGAAGGCCAGGTCAGGGTCATCGACGTAGCCCGTTTCACACAAACAAAAGCATGCCACCAATGGAATGATTTAAAAGCCGCTTACGCTTATTATCAAAAACCTTTTTTCCCTAAAAAAGCACCGCGTCTATGGCTTGAAGTGATTGCTTATTTGTATAAAAAGAACTGGCTGTCCCGCGGTCAGCTTAATAATCGAAATGATTTTTCTGCATAA
- the thiC gene encoding phosphomethylpyrimidine synthase ThiC: MKEKKNTPTTQSLLSSFDGSRKVYEKGSRPDILVPKREIALSKTVTQAGNIQNEPIRVYDTSGPYTDERAHIDVTKGLKRLRAAWIEERGDTESYEGRHVKPEDNGYRSKEKESFHHVHTDFHHEPLRAKQGACVTQMHYAKKGIVTPEMEFIALREELSPEFVREEVASGRAVIPANINHPESEPMIIGRHFHVKINANIGNSAVTSSIDEEVEKMTWAIRWGADTMMDLSTGKDIHTTREWIIRNCPVPVGTVPIYQALEKVNGVAEDLTWDVYRDTLIEQAEQGVDYFTIHAGVRLRYIPLTVDRVTGIVSRGGAIMARWCLAHHQENFLYTHFEDICEIMKTYDIAFSLGDGLRPGSIADANDEAQFAELETLGELTEIAWKHDVQVMIEGPGHVPMDKIKENVDKQMEICKEAPFYTLGPLTTDIAPGYDHITSAIGAAMIGWYGTAMLCYVTPKEHLGLPNKEDAREGVIAYKIAAHAADLAKGHPAAQKRDDALSKARFEFRWRDQFHLSLDPERAMAFHDETLPAEGAKTAHFCSMCGPKFCSMKISHDIRNQSEEVKREMEKKAKEFISQGSQIYSS, from the coding sequence ATGAAAGAAAAGAAAAATACCCCAACAACTCAATCCTTATTATCAAGCTTTGACGGCAGCCGAAAGGTGTATGAGAAAGGATCAAGACCTGACATTTTAGTGCCAAAAAGGGAGATTGCTCTCTCAAAAACTGTGACACAGGCGGGGAACATTCAAAATGAACCGATTCGTGTGTACGATACGAGTGGACCGTACACTGATGAGAGAGCCCATATTGATGTCACTAAGGGATTAAAACGCCTTAGGGCAGCATGGATCGAAGAAAGAGGGGATACAGAAAGCTATGAAGGGCGCCATGTGAAACCAGAAGATAACGGATATCGTTCTAAGGAAAAAGAGTCCTTTCATCATGTTCATACTGATTTTCATCATGAGCCGCTCCGCGCAAAACAAGGTGCCTGTGTGACGCAAATGCATTATGCAAAAAAAGGTATTGTTACGCCTGAAATGGAGTTTATCGCGTTAAGAGAAGAGCTAAGCCCTGAGTTTGTGAGAGAGGAAGTAGCCAGCGGAAGAGCAGTCATTCCAGCGAATATTAACCATCCTGAAAGTGAACCGATGATTATTGGAAGGCATTTTCACGTCAAAATCAATGCGAATATTGGCAATTCAGCTGTGACATCATCCATTGATGAAGAGGTAGAAAAGATGACATGGGCGATCAGATGGGGTGCAGACACCATGATGGACCTGTCTACAGGAAAGGACATTCATACAACGAGAGAATGGATCATACGGAATTGCCCAGTCCCAGTAGGAACCGTTCCCATTTATCAGGCGCTTGAAAAAGTAAATGGAGTGGCAGAAGATTTGACGTGGGACGTGTACAGAGACACATTAATTGAACAAGCAGAGCAAGGAGTAGACTACTTCACGATTCATGCGGGCGTGAGGTTAAGGTATATTCCGCTGACAGTCGATCGGGTGACCGGAATTGTTTCAAGAGGCGGTGCCATTATGGCAAGGTGGTGTCTTGCCCATCATCAAGAGAATTTCCTCTATACCCACTTCGAAGACATTTGTGAGATTATGAAAACGTATGATATTGCTTTTTCACTTGGAGACGGTCTGAGACCAGGCTCGATTGCTGATGCCAATGATGAGGCGCAGTTTGCAGAGCTTGAAACGTTAGGTGAATTGACAGAGATCGCTTGGAAACATGATGTACAGGTGATGATTGAAGGGCCTGGACATGTTCCGATGGATAAAATCAAAGAGAATGTGGACAAGCAAATGGAGATTTGCAAAGAGGCACCATTTTATACGTTAGGGCCTCTTACAACAGATATTGCCCCGGGATATGATCACATTACATCCGCCATCGGTGCGGCCATGATCGGCTGGTATGGAACAGCGATGCTATGTTATGTGACGCCAAAAGAGCATTTAGGTCTGCCGAACAAAGAAGATGCAAGAGAAGGTGTGATTGCCTATAAAATTGCCGCACATGCCGCTGATCTAGCAAAAGGACATCCTGCTGCTCAAAAGCGCGATGATGCTTTATCGAAAGCGAGGTTTGAATTTAGGTGGCGTGACCAATTCCACCTGTCACTTGATCCAGAAAGAGCGATGGCGTTCCATGATGAAACATTGCCTGCGGAAGGCGCTAAGACTGCCCATTTTTGCTCGATGTGCGGACCGAAGTTTTGCAGTATGAAAATTTCCCATGATATTCGCAATCAATCAGAAGAAGTGAAAAGAGAGATGGAGAAGAAGGCGAAGGAGTTTATCAGCCAAGGAAGTCAAATTTATTCATCCTAA
- a CDS encoding YhcN/YlaJ family sporulation lipoprotein, giving the protein MRQKWQKTIALVLLPIGLTACGTNDNAGVDTRHNQSGQPVGYHSNNRAADNNQDHQGPVSELMEGMNGGNTTNVDYRTRPQADDRMPLAGGDGRYSHGDMNYHNQMSFSGYDKQENVQRSRKIANRVNKMNHVADSQVMVTDENVYIAIKSDGRLTSEGVSQVEEAATRYADGRAVQVIKDEGAFTRFRDMRRTQFETGQTGMTR; this is encoded by the coding sequence CAAAAATGGCAAAAAACGATCGCATTAGTGCTTCTTCCTATTGGGTTAACGGCATGTGGTACAAATGATAATGCAGGTGTAGATACACGTCATAATCAATCAGGTCAGCCAGTCGGATATCATTCGAATAACCGTGCGGCTGACAATAATCAAGATCATCAAGGGCCAGTTTCTGAACTCATGGAGGGGATGAACGGTGGGAACACAACGAATGTTGATTATCGCACCCGTCCTCAAGCCGATGATCGAATGCCTCTCGCAGGTGGAGATGGACGCTACAGTCATGGAGATATGAACTATCATAACCAAATGTCGTTCTCTGGCTACGATAAACAAGAGAACGTCCAGCGTTCAAGAAAAATTGCCAACCGTGTCAATAAAATGAACCACGTTGCAGACTCACAGGTGATGGTGACAGATGAAAATGTGTATATTGCCATTAAATCAGATGGACGTCTGACGTCAGAGGGCGTATCACAAGTTGAAGAAGCAGCGACTCGTTATGCGGATGGAAGAGCTGTCCAAGTCATTAAAGACGAGGGTGCTTTCACACGCTTTAGAGATATGAGAAGAACACAATTTGAAACAGGCCAAACAGGCATGACTCGATAG